The segment TATGAATTTCAGGTTACAAGGTTGGTGAGAAAAGGGGCGAAAAAGATAACACTTAGCATCGGTGATGGAGCTAACGATGTTAGCATGATTCAAGCAGCTCATGTTGGTGTAGGAATTAGTGGGATGGAAGGAATGCAAGCTGTGATGGCTAGTGATTTTGCCATCGCTCAGTTTAGATTTCTCACGGATTTGCTTCTTGTCCATGGACGGTGGTCATATCTTAGAATCTGCAAGGTTGATTTTTCTCTCTCGCCTCCTACTTTTTTATACAATAGTTTGATGTTACTAAtggtgttttgtttttgcaggtggTCATgtatttcttttacaaaaatctTACCTTCACTCTGACTCAGTTTTGGTTCACATTTAGAACTGGATTTTCTGGTCAAAGGTTCTATGATGATTGGTTCCAGTCACTGTACAATGTTTTCTTCACAGCTCTTCCTGTGATTGTTCTTGGGCTGTTTGAGAAGGTACAACGTTTTCTTTACAGCTCATCATATTTTGGATTTGATTATTCAGAAATGAATTGTGCTTTTGCCAGGATGTGAGCGCATCCCTTTCAAAGAGATACCCTGAGCTGTACAGAGAGGGCATACGCAATTCCTTTTTCAAATGGAGAGTTGTGGCAGTTTGGGCTTCATCTGCCGTGTATCAATCTTTGGTATGCTATCTCTTCGTAACTGCCTCAGCTTTCGACGGCAAAAATTCATCAGGCAAAATGTTGGGTCTTTGGGACGTGAGCACAATGGTCTTCACCTGTCTGGTCATAGCCGTGAACCTGCGGATTCTTCTGATGAGCAACTCGATTACCAGATGGCATCATATCACAGTTCTTGGAAGCATTTTGGCATGGCTCGTTTTCGCTTTTGTCTACTGCGGGATCATGACGCCACGTGATAGAAATGTAAGCTTCACTTCCTTCCTCCACTGGGTAGTTACATCTTCTGGTAtctcaatttgtttttttttaactcttttgTCTGCTTCTGTGTATGCAGGAGAATATCTACTTTGTCATATACGTTCTTATGAGTACATTTTACTTCTACTTCACATTGCTACTTGTTCCTGTTGTTGCTCTTCTTGCAGACTTCATCTACCAAGGGTAAGTAAAAAACTTGGATCTAACACTAGAGCAAATATGCTTTATATCTCAAAAAGATTGCTGATTTGAACATTTGGGGATATGCAGGGTGGAGAGGTGGTTTTACCCATACGATTATCAGATAGTTCAAGAGATTCACAGACACGAGCCGGATAGCAGCAATGCAGATCAACTGGAGATAGCGAACGAGCTGTCACCAGAGGAGGCGAGAAGCTATGCTATATCCCAACTGCCTAGGGAATTATCAAAGCACACTGGTTTTGCCTTTGATTCACCTGGTTATGAGTCGTTCTTCGCGTCTCAGTTCGGTGTATACACGCCGCAGAAGGCTTGGGACGTGGCTAGGAGAGCTAGCATGAGGTCACGACCCAAAGcaccaaaaaagaagaaatgaaaaCAGGAAGCCAAAAATGGATATATCTAAGAGTTGTGTTGTATATTTAGGCTGACACTACTTTTTACAGTTCACAATATTAGAtggtataaaaatataaatagaaacCTTCGCTTAGGCGTTTTTGTAATGCTTTTAGTTTCCGACATTGCTATTGTAGCCATTAGGGAGCCATTATGACACAAAGATTTATTCGGTTAATAGCAATGCTTATTATAAACGAATCTTAAATGAAAGTTGATGAACTCATTCCACTATGTACTAAAGTAAATGAAAAGACACTACAGTAATAGATAAGGAAAAAGATAGACaggaattttgaaaaattataaatggttGGAAccaagcaagaaaaaaaaaatacaaataaatcacaaaaaatAATCAGGGGTCTTGCGGGTAGTATCTGGTTCGACTTGACGAGGAGCTGGATCAAACTGAAGGAAGTTCTGGTCCATGTTCTCTCCTATCTCTAGAATAGCTGCCATGTTTCCACATCGGTAGCAATAGTTTGGTGCACTAAACACCGTCACTACATTCTTGTCCTGTTACAGAAGAAGAGACAAGGACCAATCCATGCGTTAGAACCTTACATAATTGAAGATGACCATTGACCACCACATGAACATATACACATACCTGACACCAGTTAAAACCTTCCATGACAAGCTGATGCGCTCTTGATATGAGACTGAGTCCGTTGTTGTGATTGAACTGAGTAGCGATATCTTGTCCAAATGTATAACCAGCACCCCGTGGAGATATTCCCCACCCACATCGATCATCGGGATCAGACCAAAGTAAATCGCACATTGGTCCTTCGTGTGGAACCTACAGATCATCACACCATACATAAGAGTCAAATAGATAACCAGTAAGATCTTTTGCTCtttcagaaaacaaaacaatactAGTTTGAGTTGTATTTTAAGAGAACTTGATCTAAACAGAGAGAAGAATGGTAATATACCTCCTGTATCCGATCCAAGCTTCGGATATTGTCAAGGGTATccagagaaggtgaaagccCTCCATGCAAACAGAAAACCTGtaattgatatttaaaaaaaaaaaagagtgattCAAGTCAAAAGGTGTAGTTAAAGAATATGTGCCAAACATCAACGACTGGGAAGAAGAGCTTAAACCTGGCTCTCAATGAGGGCAGTAAGAGGAAGATAATCGAAAAGGTCAGTGAAATGCTTCCAGACATTTGCATTTCCGTACTTCCTCAAACATTCATCATAAAAACCATAGCTGAAGAAACAGAGAAGCAAAAACACATCAAACATGATAATGCTGTTTTGAA is part of the Raphanus sativus cultivar WK10039 chromosome 5, ASM80110v3, whole genome shotgun sequence genome and harbors:
- the LOC108862172 gene encoding serine/threonine-protein phosphatase PP2A-2 catalytic subunit is translated as MPPNGDLDRQISQLMECKPLSEADVKTLCDQARAILVEEWNVQPVKCPVTVCGDIHGQFYDLIELFRIGGNPPDTNYLFMGDYVDRGYYSVETVSLLVALKVRYRDRITILRGNHESRQITQVYGFYDECLRKYGNANVWKHFTDLFDYLPLTALIESQVFCLHGGLSPSLDTLDNIRSLDRIQEVPHEGPMCDLLWSDPDDRCGWGISPRGAGYTFGQDIATQFNHNNGLSLISRAHQLVMEGFNWCQDKNVVTVFSAPNYCYRCGNMAAILEIGENMDQNFLQFDPAPRQVEPDTTRKTPDYFL